In one window of Streptomyces sp. NBC_01224 DNA:
- a CDS encoding GntR family transcriptional regulator — MPAAPPVVKPLAKSAAQSTVKSSVKQPPAAERVYAHIKEAVLDRRYEGGTLLTEGDLAEAVGVSRTPVREALLRLEVEGLIKLYPKKGALVLAVSAQEIADVVETRLLVEEFAARKAVPASAQLIGRLEELLEEQRQLAEAGDLAAVSVKDRCFHAEIVRNAGNDILSRLYDQLRDRQLRMGVAVMEAHPGRIAANITEHGELLEAIRSGDADGAAQVVRRHVGRVKVLVRGEDR; from the coding sequence ATGCCTGCCGCACCCCCAGTCGTGAAGCCCCTTGCGAAGTCCGCCGCGCAGTCGACCGTGAAGTCTTCCGTCAAGCAGCCCCCCGCCGCCGAGCGCGTCTACGCCCATATCAAGGAGGCGGTCCTGGACCGCCGCTACGAAGGCGGCACGCTCCTCACCGAAGGTGATCTCGCGGAGGCCGTCGGTGTCTCCCGTACGCCCGTGCGCGAAGCGCTGCTGCGGCTGGAGGTCGAGGGGCTGATCAAGCTGTACCCGAAGAAGGGCGCCCTTGTTCTCGCCGTCTCCGCGCAGGAGATCGCGGATGTGGTGGAGACCCGGCTGCTCGTCGAGGAGTTCGCGGCCCGCAAGGCCGTTCCCGCCTCCGCGCAGTTGATCGGACGGCTCGAGGAACTTCTTGAGGAGCAGCGGCAGTTGGCCGAGGCCGGGGACCTGGCCGCCGTGTCCGTGAAGGACCGCTGCTTCCACGCGGAGATCGTGCGCAACGCCGGCAACGACATTCTCTCGCGCCTCTACGACCAGCTGCGCGACCGGCAGTTGCGGATGGGCGTCGCCGTGATGGAGGCGCACCCGGGCAGGATCGCCGCCAACATCACCGAGCACGGTGAGCTGCTGGAAGCGATCAGGTCCGGTGACGCGGACGGTGCCGCACAGGTCGTGCGGCGTCATGTCGGCCGGGTCAAGGTGCTGGTCAGAGGTGAGGACCGGTGA
- a CDS encoding MFS transporter yields the protein MSSAAAPTLSLPGDPPGGRRAARVWGIGVAVYFVAIIFRTSLGVAGLDAADRFHINASALSTFSILQLLVYAGMQIPVGLMVDRLGTKKVLTLGAVLFTLGQLGFALSPSYGMALASRALLGCGDAMTFISVLRLGARWFPARRGPLIGQVAALFGMAGNLISTLFIARALHGFGWTTTFVGSSAAGVLVLVLLLLFLKDHPEGHEPPPVEHAGAAYVRKQIAASWREPGTRLGMWVHFTTQFPAMVFLLLWGLPFLVEAQGLSRSTAGELLTLVVLSNMAFGLVYGQIIARHHEARAPLALGAVAVTALLWASTIFYPGDRAPMWLLIVLCVVLGACGPASMIGFDFARPANPPERQGTASGIVNMGGFVASMTTLFAVGVLLDATGDNYRIAFASVFVLEALGVVQILRLHSRATHRERDHHVISRVEAVHVPA from the coding sequence GTGAGTTCTGCCGCCGCTCCCACCCTGTCCCTGCCCGGAGATCCACCCGGCGGCCGGCGTGCCGCGCGGGTCTGGGGCATCGGCGTTGCCGTCTACTTCGTCGCCATCATCTTCCGCACCAGCCTGGGTGTTGCCGGACTGGATGCCGCCGACCGGTTCCACATCAACGCCTCCGCGCTCTCCACGTTCTCCATCCTTCAGCTGCTCGTCTACGCGGGCATGCAGATACCCGTCGGCCTGATGGTCGACCGGCTCGGCACCAAGAAGGTCCTCACCCTCGGGGCCGTTCTGTTCACCCTGGGGCAGCTCGGTTTCGCGCTCTCCCCCTCGTACGGCATGGCGCTGGCGTCCAGGGCGCTGCTCGGCTGCGGCGACGCGATGACCTTCATCAGCGTGCTGCGGCTCGGTGCCCGCTGGTTCCCGGCCCGGCGCGGTCCGCTGATCGGGCAGGTCGCCGCGCTCTTCGGGATGGCGGGCAACCTCATCTCGACGCTCTTCATCGCGAGGGCCCTGCACGGATTCGGCTGGACCACCACCTTCGTGGGCAGCTCCGCCGCCGGGGTTCTCGTCCTCGTGCTTCTCCTGCTGTTCCTGAAAGACCACCCCGAGGGCCACGAGCCGCCGCCCGTCGAGCACGCGGGCGCCGCCTACGTACGCAAGCAGATCGCCGCCTCCTGGCGGGAGCCCGGCACCCGGCTCGGTATGTGGGTGCACTTCACCACGCAGTTCCCGGCCATGGTGTTTCTGCTGCTGTGGGGGCTGCCGTTCCTGGTGGAGGCGCAGGGGCTGAGCCGGTCCACCGCCGGTGAGCTGCTCACCCTGGTGGTGCTCTCCAACATGGCGTTCGGGCTGGTCTACGGGCAGATCATCGCCCGCCACCACGAGGCCCGCGCCCCGCTGGCGCTCGGGGCGGTCGCCGTGACGGCCCTGCTCTGGGCGTCGACCATCTTCTACCCGGGCGACCGTGCGCCGATGTGGCTGCTGATCGTCCTGTGCGTGGTGCTCGGCGCGTGCGGTCCCGCCTCGATGATCGGCTTCGACTTCGCACGGCCCGCCAACCCGCCGGAGCGCCAGGGCACCGCCTCGGGCATCGTGAACATGGGCGGCTTCGTCGCTTCGATGACCACGCTGTTTGCCGTCGGCGTGCTTCTGGACGCGACCGGCGACAACTACCGGATCGCGTTCGCCTCGGTCTTCGTACTGGAGGCGCTCGGGGTCGTACAGATTCTGCGGCTGCACTCCCGGGCCACGCACCGCGAGCGGGACCACCATGTGATCAGCCGCGTGGAAGCCGTGCACGTACCCGCGTAA
- a CDS encoding maleylpyruvate isomerase family mycothiol-dependent enzyme — translation MTVHPSLQTYADAWTHSIESIAELVKPLAEGEWNRRTPCPAWSVRDIVSHVIGMECEQLGDPRPIHTLPRDLYHVQNDFARYMEMQVDVRRHHTAPEMTSELEYTIIRRARQLRNETRDPETMVRAPLGAEQTLELALRMRAFDVWVHEQDLRATLGQPGNLDSPGASVVQDTLLAALPKVVAKDAGAPANSAVVLDVHGPMEFLRTVRVDAEGRGSVDGSPSLGPAVTLAMDWETYFRLACGRVRAGAVADRIKVEGDENLAEAILQNFAVTP, via the coding sequence GTGACCGTCCATCCCAGCCTCCAGACCTACGCCGATGCCTGGACCCACTCCATCGAGTCGATAGCCGAGCTGGTGAAGCCACTCGCCGAGGGAGAGTGGAACCGCCGTACGCCGTGCCCAGCCTGGTCGGTGCGTGACATCGTCTCGCACGTCATCGGCATGGAGTGCGAGCAGCTCGGCGACCCGCGTCCGATCCACACGCTGCCGCGCGATCTCTACCATGTACAGAACGACTTCGCTCGCTACATGGAGATGCAGGTCGATGTGCGGCGCCACCACACCGCGCCGGAGATGACCTCCGAGCTGGAGTACACGATCATTCGCCGCGCACGTCAGCTGCGCAACGAGACCCGCGACCCCGAGACCATGGTTCGGGCGCCGCTCGGCGCCGAGCAGACCCTCGAACTGGCTCTGCGGATGCGGGCCTTCGATGTCTGGGTGCATGAGCAGGATCTGCGGGCGACGCTGGGGCAGCCCGGCAATCTGGACTCCCCCGGCGCTTCTGTCGTCCAGGACACCCTGCTCGCCGCGCTGCCGAAGGTGGTCGCCAAGGACGCGGGTGCACCGGCCAATTCGGCGGTCGTGCTCGATGTGCACGGGCCGATGGAGTTCCTGCGCACGGTCAGGGTCGACGCGGAGGGCCGCGGTTCGGTGGACGGTTCGCCGTCGCTCGGGCCCGCGGTGACGCTGGCGATGGACTGGGAGACGTACTTCCGCCTCGCCTGCGGGCGGGTGCGGGCGGGTGCGGTCGCGGACCGGATCAAGGTCGAGGGCGACGAGAATCTGGCGGAGGCGATCCTGCAGAACTTCGCCGTGACGCCGTAG